A stretch of the Pelotomaculum isophthalicicum JI genome encodes the following:
- a CDS encoding transglycosylase domain-containing protein — protein sequence MSGSWRNVVKIIAFIPALFILAITPVLIWGYCYANWVLAGFSSTKAISTVFDQNSFLYEDNGNLLCEIHGEINRTPVTLSQVPDLIQKAFVAIEDERFYSHSGIDLKAILRATFSYYKSGRITEGASTITQQVIKLYFLSPEQTLQRKMREAVLALEFERRFSKDQILEFYLNRVYFGEGAYGIQSASRAYFNKNSSELTLAEGALLAALVQAPSANDPYLNPDSAQRRRNVVLDKMVEQGYINKYQWQEAQQQPVQLSSDVSLENYHSYFIDYVMDEAVDVIGNDKIFRGGLKIYTTLEPDIQKKAEQVCAQTDLFPSDRVEAAVAMVENGTGAIKALVGGRQYGANRGFNRATQLARQPGSAFKPIAVYAPAFEIGYSPDSVISDSPFKVGSYEPHNSGGGYYGPITIRTAVQWSRNVAAVRLLNQIGVDRGFEMAKKMGFDLVEDDRCLPLALGGLTKGVSPLQMAAAYATFPARGIFNKPYAIKRIEDGQGQTVYSHPQGTQVIKASTADFIKDVLRTVVDSGTGTRAGIRGAQVAGKTGTTELPDTAEFRGLSGNKDAWFVGFTDRYTTAVWIGYDERNMDRQHYLTSYGGNQPAEIFRLVMANVMGLDNRATGGYAVQPLTEEQKEEQKKLDELKNQDEQKKADDQKKPGNSTKQVEPGKQGEENKEETKQQQNDAKSKNDAKDKEDKKEPAKSMTPTPQVEEQKVPNQPVKSSP from the coding sequence ATGTCCGGAAGTTGGCGCAACGTTGTAAAGATTATTGCTTTTATTCCCGCGCTGTTCATTCTGGCGATCACACCGGTTTTAATTTGGGGTTACTGTTACGCGAATTGGGTTTTGGCCGGTTTCTCAAGTACAAAAGCCATATCGACGGTATTTGACCAGAATTCTTTTCTTTATGAGGATAATGGCAACCTGCTCTGTGAAATTCACGGTGAGATAAACCGTACACCGGTTACGTTGAGCCAGGTCCCGGATCTTATTCAAAAAGCTTTTGTGGCCATTGAAGATGAAAGGTTTTACAGCCACAGCGGAATAGATCTCAAAGCTATTTTACGCGCAACGTTCAGTTACTATAAATCAGGCCGGATTACTGAAGGGGCCAGCACGATTACCCAGCAGGTCATCAAGTTGTACTTTTTATCGCCGGAACAAACTCTGCAGCGAAAAATGAGAGAGGCTGTCCTTGCTCTGGAATTTGAAAGACGCTTTAGCAAAGACCAGATTCTGGAGTTTTACTTAAACAGAGTATATTTCGGTGAAGGCGCTTATGGTATCCAGAGTGCGTCAAGGGCCTATTTTAATAAAAATTCCAGTGAACTTACACTGGCTGAAGGCGCGCTGCTGGCCGCCCTGGTTCAGGCGCCCAGTGCCAACGATCCTTATCTGAATCCGGATAGCGCTCAACGGCGGCGGAATGTTGTGCTGGATAAGATGGTTGAACAAGGCTACATTAATAAGTACCAGTGGCAGGAAGCGCAGCAACAACCTGTCCAACTGAGCAGTGATGTAAGTCTGGAGAATTACCATTCCTATTTCATTGATTACGTCATGGATGAAGCAGTGGATGTGATTGGCAACGATAAGATATTCAGAGGTGGATTAAAAATCTACACTACCCTGGAACCGGATATTCAAAAGAAAGCCGAACAAGTATGCGCGCAAACTGATTTATTCCCTTCCGACAGGGTTGAAGCGGCTGTAGCCATGGTAGAGAACGGCACCGGGGCTATAAAGGCTCTAGTAGGAGGCAGACAATACGGCGCAAATCGCGGGTTTAACCGGGCTACCCAGTTAGCCAGGCAGCCTGGTTCGGCATTTAAGCCGATTGCTGTCTATGCGCCGGCTTTTGAAATCGGTTACAGCCCGGATTCAGTGATTTCGGACTCGCCGTTCAAGGTCGGCAGCTACGAGCCGCATAATTCCGGCGGCGGTTATTACGGGCCGATCACCATCCGTACAGCCGTGCAGTGGTCCCGAAATGTTGCCGCAGTCCGGCTTTTGAACCAAATCGGGGTTGACCGGGGTTTTGAGATGGCCAAGAAAATGGGTTTTGATCTGGTGGAAGATGACCGCTGCCTTCCATTAGCCCTGGGAGGACTGACCAAGGGGGTTTCACCCTTGCAAATGGCCGCGGCATATGCCACTTTTCCAGCTAGAGGTATTTTTAACAAGCCATATGCAATTAAACGCATCGAAGACGGACAAGGGCAAACAGTTTACAGCCATCCCCAGGGTACTCAGGTGATAAAAGCATCGACAGCTGATTTTATCAAAGATGTCTTGCGTACGGTTGTAGATTCGGGAACCGGGACCAGGGCGGGCATTCGCGGCGCTCAAGTAGCCGGGAAGACGGGTACCACCGAGTTGCCGGACACGGCCGAGTTCCGTGGCTTATCAGGCAACAAGGACGCATGGTTTGTTGGCTTTACGGACCGGTACACTACCGCGGTATGGATAGGCTACGATGAGAGAAACATGGACAGACAACATTACCTGACTTCCTACGGCGGCAATCAACCGGCAGAAATATTCAGACTGGTGATGGCGAACGTCATGGGACTTGACAATAGGGCAACCGGAGGTTATGCTGTTCAACCGTTAACTGAAGAACAAAAAGAAGAGCAAAAGAAACTTGATGAGTTGAAGAACCAAGATGAACAAAAGAAAGCAGATGATCAAAAGAAACCGGGCAATTCAACAAAGCAGGTTGAACCGGGCAAGCAAGGGGAAGAGAACAAAGAGGAAACAAAACAACAACAAAATGATGCTAAAAGTAAAAATGATGCCAAGGATAAGGAGGATAAAAAAGAACCTGCAAAATCTATGACGCCAACACCGCAGGTTGAGGAACAAAAGGTACCGAATCAACCAGTTAAATCATCTCCCTAA
- a CDS encoding homocysteine S-methyltransferase family protein, translating to MNKDSFRQMVEGKIVLLDGATGTELHKRGIPKEACPEQWVLEHPDVLREIQSEYIAAGADIILACTFGGNRIKLKEFGLQDRVLEFNRELARISKETAGAKCLVAGDLAPTGQFVEPFGDVKFNDIVDVYKEQVQGLLEGGVDLFVIETMIDLQETRAAVLAVKETCDLPVIASMTFDTSAKTLTESDPVTVLITLQSLGADAVGANCSTGPKDMLKVVELMMPYAKVPIMVKPNAGLPKLVDGCTVFDMEPAEFGQYAVDFVAKGAGLIGGCCGTTPQHIKRAKENIAGLKPVGREPKPYRALTSSRRTVFFGETYPVTVVGERINPTGKKKLSEELRNGKYTEVRRLAAEQVENGAEILDVNVGMPGIDEKKTMVEVVKLLSNVVECPLCLDSSSPDVLEAALRIYPGRALINSISAEKSKIQRMLPIARKYGAMFILLPLNDEGVPEQARERYEIIQNIISEAKKYDFENSDIVVDGLVMSVSSNQNAAEETLKVIRWCAGTLGCATIAGLSNVSFGLPERGYINSAFLAMGIGNGLSMAIANPSSEMIMGIKAASDVLTARDKNSLTYIGRYSDGSVEKPKKVEPKNNLKTVDKINQSILEGDRENIVDLIKEALAEGAKPGTIIDGYMIPAITRVGHLYEERKYFLPQLIQSAEAMKTAFDYLAPFLAGDRESSGKNSPVIVLATVKGDIHDIGKNIVGLMLRNNGFTVHDLGKNVSAERIISESRDLKAQIIGLSALLTTTMVEMRTVVELARSEGLDVKFMIGGAVVNDSYAREIGADGYAKDAYEAVKLAKKLTGQE from the coding sequence ATGAATAAAGATTCATTCAGACAAATGGTGGAAGGGAAAATTGTATTATTAGACGGCGCGACGGGAACCGAGCTTCATAAAAGAGGTATACCGAAGGAGGCGTGCCCCGAACAGTGGGTGTTGGAACATCCTGATGTCCTTAGAGAAATTCAGAGTGAATATATTGCGGCGGGCGCTGATATCATTCTGGCCTGCACCTTCGGCGGAAACAGGATTAAATTAAAAGAATTCGGACTTCAGGACAGGGTTTTGGAATTTAACAGGGAACTTGCCAGGATATCTAAAGAAACAGCCGGCGCAAAATGTTTGGTCGCGGGTGACCTCGCGCCGACAGGACAATTTGTGGAGCCATTTGGCGATGTGAAATTTAATGATATTGTGGATGTCTATAAAGAGCAGGTTCAGGGGCTGTTGGAAGGCGGCGTTGATCTTTTTGTTATCGAAACCATGATCGATCTGCAAGAAACCAGGGCCGCCGTGCTGGCTGTCAAGGAAACTTGTGACCTGCCGGTTATCGCCAGCATGACTTTTGATACCAGTGCCAAAACCCTGACTGAGAGCGATCCTGTTACGGTGCTTATTACTCTGCAAAGCTTGGGCGCCGATGCCGTTGGCGCTAATTGCTCTACCGGGCCCAAGGATATGTTGAAGGTAGTTGAGCTCATGATGCCGTACGCAAAGGTTCCGATTATGGTGAAACCCAACGCGGGATTGCCGAAACTGGTGGACGGGTGCACGGTTTTTGACATGGAACCTGCGGAATTCGGCCAATATGCGGTTGATTTCGTCGCTAAAGGAGCGGGGTTGATCGGGGGATGCTGCGGGACCACTCCCCAGCATATAAAAAGAGCAAAAGAAAATATTGCGGGGCTAAAGCCCGTCGGGCGGGAGCCTAAACCTTACCGGGCGCTGACTTCTTCCAGAAGAACTGTTTTTTTTGGAGAAACTTATCCGGTGACGGTTGTGGGAGAAAGGATCAATCCAACCGGCAAAAAGAAGCTCAGTGAAGAGCTGCGGAACGGCAAGTATACCGAAGTCAGGCGTTTAGCCGCGGAGCAGGTGGAAAACGGCGCGGAGATCCTGGATGTTAACGTGGGAATGCCCGGCATTGACGAGAAAAAAACCATGGTGGAAGTTGTCAAGTTATTGAGCAATGTTGTGGAGTGCCCTTTATGTCTGGATTCTTCCTCTCCCGACGTTCTCGAGGCCGCCCTGAGAATATATCCCGGCAGAGCTTTGATTAATTCGATATCGGCGGAAAAATCGAAGATCCAACGAATGCTGCCTATCGCGCGCAAATATGGAGCCATGTTTATATTGCTTCCTTTAAACGACGAGGGTGTTCCGGAGCAAGCGCGGGAAAGGTATGAAATAATTCAAAACATTATCAGTGAAGCTAAAAAGTATGACTTTGAAAATAGTGACATCGTGGTGGATGGACTGGTTATGTCGGTTTCTTCAAATCAGAACGCGGCGGAAGAAACATTAAAAGTTATCAGGTGGTGTGCCGGGACGCTTGGTTGCGCCACCATCGCCGGGCTGTCCAACGTTTCCTTTGGTTTGCCTGAGAGAGGTTACATCAACTCGGCATTTCTAGCCATGGGGATTGGTAATGGATTATCTATGGCCATAGCTAATCCCTCCAGTGAAATGATTATGGGTATTAAGGCGGCTAGCGACGTTTTAACCGCTCGGGATAAAAACAGCTTGACATATATTGGCAGGTACAGTGACGGCAGCGTGGAAAAGCCAAAAAAAGTCGAGCCAAAAAACAATTTGAAAACAGTGGATAAAATCAATCAGTCCATACTTGAGGGAGACAGGGAGAATATTGTTGATTTAATCAAGGAGGCGCTGGCGGAAGGCGCCAAACCCGGCACGATCATTGATGGCTATATGATACCTGCCATTACCAGGGTGGGTCATCTTTACGAAGAGAGAAAATATTTCCTGCCGCAGCTTATCCAAAGCGCCGAGGCGATGAAAACAGCTTTTGACTACTTGGCGCCCTTCCTTGCCGGAGACCGGGAGAGCAGCGGCAAAAACAGTCCGGTTATCGTTCTCGCGACAGTAAAAGGTGACATTCATGATATCGGGAAAAACATCGTGGGGTTGATGCTGAGAAACAATGGGTTTACGGTGCATGATTTGGGTAAGAATGTGAGCGCCGAAAGGATTATCAGCGAGTCAAGAGATTTGAAGGCGCAAATCATCGGACTTTCCGCCTTGCTGACAACCACCATGGTTGAAATGAGAACTGTGGTGGAGCTTGCCAGGAGTGAAGGGCTGGACGTGAAATTTATGATTGGCGGAGCGGTGGTCAATGATAGTTACGCGAGGGAAATCGGGGCGGACGGCTACGCGAAGGACGCTTATGAGGCGGTTAAGCTCGCGAAAAAATTAACCGGGCAGGAATAA
- a CDS encoding methionine synthase has product MKAPDVKYFEHIPVEPNRNLILARLGYRKGITAISEKDNMFIDAAVKRALLLCNARGAFCRSKINKRSANKVVLENGIELISEKLSAFLYHSSEVVFMSSTLGREISDTITGAMNNGNASSGLVFDAVASQVVDTALDWMMSFINKTIKIKGKALTKRRFSPGYGDLNLYHQKVIYDILDLKRIDISITEKFMLEPEKSVIAIAGIEVSYE; this is encoded by the coding sequence TTGAAAGCCCCGGACGTTAAATATTTTGAACATATTCCTGTTGAGCCCAACCGGAATTTAATACTTGCCAGGTTAGGATACAGGAAAGGAATAACAGCAATCAGTGAAAAAGATAACATGTTCATAGATGCTGCGGTAAAAAGAGCGCTCCTTCTATGTAATGCGAGGGGAGCTTTTTGCCGTAGCAAAATTAATAAGCGTTCAGCGAATAAGGTCGTATTAGAAAACGGCATTGAACTAATCAGTGAAAAGCTATCGGCTTTTTTATATCATAGTAGTGAAGTTGTTTTTATGTCATCCACCTTGGGGAGAGAAATCAGCGATACAATTACCGGAGCGATGAATAACGGCAACGCGTCTTCGGGCCTTGTCTTTGACGCGGTGGCATCCCAGGTTGTGGATACGGCCTTAGACTGGATGATGAGCTTTATAAACAAAACAATAAAAATAAAAGGGAAAGCCCTGACAAAACGCAGGTTCAGCCCTGGTTACGGAGATTTAAACCTTTATCATCAAAAGGTTATTTACGATATTCTAGATCTTAAAAGAATTGATATTTCTATAACAGAAAAATTTATGCTTGAACCGGAAAAATCAGTTATAGCGATTGCGGGGATTGAGGTGTCATATGAATAA
- a CDS encoding Gfo/Idh/MocA family protein, translating to MKKIRVGIIGAGMAFEQLHYPAYRELSDKFEIAAICDLDPQKANYWVKKLNLVQQKDYSEYRSMVVRDDLDVIDIMVPIELNYKITEEVASLITGSRKWIICEKPLAATPEEAKSAMQLPEKYHVPIMITENYRYNEEINIIRDYINGGRIGDVLYFMQNRVVNFLEDMNMNKFPATEWRQHPEFPGGAILDTGVHDIAALRHILGAIEKVQGFGVPQEYDFSPYSVICVNMLFKSGLIGQFSFFCRGKEMQRPWLGLRIFGTKGMIYLEERDCGTVNIAYNDGHVEQIPYRKQRGYYNELLNLYQAITGNEPISVTPELEFGDTYTIFQILEAIREGETMFVDRQADFIPSYDHERKMHADYNLYH from the coding sequence ATGAAAAAAATAAGAGTCGGGATTATCGGCGCCGGGATGGCTTTTGAACAGCTGCATTACCCGGCTTACCGGGAACTTTCGGATAAATTCGAAATAGCCGCCATATGTGATCTGGATCCCCAAAAGGCTAATTATTGGGTGAAAAAATTGAATCTCGTTCAACAAAAAGATTACTCCGAATACCGGAGCATGGTAGTCAGGGACGATCTTGATGTCATTGATATTATGGTCCCGATCGAGCTAAATTATAAAATTACTGAGGAAGTCGCGTCATTGATAACCGGTTCCCGGAAGTGGATTATTTGTGAAAAACCGCTTGCCGCAACCCCTGAGGAAGCCAAATCGGCCATGCAGTTGCCGGAAAAATACCATGTGCCAATCATGATTACAGAGAACTATAGATATAATGAGGAGATTAATATAATCAGGGATTATATTAACGGGGGAAGAATTGGCGATGTTTTATATTTCATGCAAAACAGGGTGGTTAATTTTCTGGAAGATATGAATATGAACAAGTTCCCCGCCACAGAATGGCGTCAGCACCCGGAATTTCCCGGCGGCGCCATCTTGGATACCGGTGTTCATGATATCGCCGCGTTAAGACATATTTTGGGCGCGATTGAAAAGGTGCAGGGGTTTGGAGTTCCCCAGGAATATGATTTTTCTCCTTATTCAGTTATTTGTGTCAATATGCTTTTTAAGAGTGGTCTGATTGGCCAGTTTTCGTTTTTCTGTAGGGGAAAGGAAATGCAAAGACCATGGTTAGGGTTGCGGATATTTGGCACCAAAGGAATGATTTATTTAGAGGAAAGAGATTGCGGAACAGTAAATATCGCTTATAACGATGGCCATGTGGAACAAATACCGTACCGGAAGCAGCGGGGTTATTACAACGAACTCCTTAATTTGTACCAAGCTATAACTGGAAATGAACCGATTTCTGTCACACCCGAACTGGAATTCGGCGATACTTACACGATATTCCAAATTCTTGAAGCAATTCGCGAAGGCGAAACAATGTTTGTCGACCGGCAAGCCGATTTTATCCCGTCCTATGACCATGAACGCAAAATGCATGCGGACTATAACCTTTATCATTAG
- a CDS encoding MFS transporter — protein sequence MANNTGNNFWLSVTALAGVPFIMVLGNSMLIPVLPDIRNALNLTTVSASLLITLFSLPAGIIIPAAGFLSDRYGRKVVIIPAMIIYGLGGLIAALASIFLKQQAFSVILAGRILQGAGAAGTAPIAMALCSDLFQGNERSRSLGAIESSNGLGKVISPVLGSAVGLIAWYAAFIFFPIIVVPVVIGMWLLVKEPAANRAQQKLSEYLNSVKKVFNNKASLLLSSYLAGAVVLIVLFGILFYLSEYLEQQFGLDGIMKGLALAIPVLFMSAASFATGFIIKKKKKLMKFLVVAGLAIMAAALAFLPLAKGVIIYFVAISIVGLSTGMALPCLNNLITSAASMEERGLVTSLYGSVRFFGVAFGPPLYGFLMAKSTNLMFWSSAALALLTAVTTLIFIKDTGSAETQKQAAPKAKKSFRETIGLKISPAKKPVK from the coding sequence TTGGCAAACAATACGGGAAATAATTTTTGGCTTTCTGTCACAGCGCTGGCAGGTGTACCGTTTATCATGGTCCTGGGCAATTCAATGCTTATTCCTGTCTTGCCCGACATCAGGAACGCTTTAAATTTGACTACTGTCAGCGCCAGTTTATTAATCACCCTGTTTTCATTACCGGCCGGCATAATTATTCCGGCAGCCGGCTTTTTGTCGGACCGTTACGGCAGAAAAGTGGTGATCATTCCCGCTATGATCATTTATGGACTTGGAGGGCTAATTGCCGCCCTTGCCTCCATTTTTTTGAAACAGCAAGCTTTTTCCGTCATCCTGGCGGGGAGAATATTGCAGGGGGCCGGGGCGGCCGGAACCGCGCCGATAGCCATGGCTCTTTGCAGCGACCTTTTCCAGGGAAATGAACGCAGCCGCTCTCTGGGGGCTATCGAGTCTTCCAACGGCCTGGGCAAAGTAATCAGCCCCGTCCTTGGTTCGGCTGTCGGTTTGATTGCCTGGTACGCCGCTTTTATTTTCTTTCCCATTATTGTCGTACCGGTTGTTATCGGGATGTGGCTGTTGGTTAAAGAACCTGCGGCCAACCGCGCGCAACAAAAACTGTCGGAATACTTAAACTCCGTAAAGAAAGTTTTTAATAACAAGGCAAGCTTACTTTTGTCGTCCTACCTGGCCGGAGCGGTCGTGCTGATAGTTCTCTTCGGAATTCTATTCTACCTTTCTGAATACCTGGAGCAACAGTTTGGCTTGGATGGGATAATGAAAGGCCTCGCCCTGGCCATTCCGGTATTGTTTATGAGCGCCGCTTCATTCGCGACCGGCTTTATTATCAAAAAGAAGAAGAAACTAATGAAGTTCCTGGTGGTAGCCGGCCTGGCGATAATGGCCGCCGCGCTCGCGTTCCTGCCGCTGGCCAAAGGAGTGATCATCTATTTCGTCGCCATTTCCATTGTCGGCCTCAGTACCGGTATGGCGCTCCCGTGTCTGAACAACTTGATTACTAGTGCCGCTTCTATGGAAGAGCGCGGCCTGGTCACTTCGCTTTACGGCAGCGTGCGGTTTTTCGGGGTGGCTTTCGGACCTCCCCTTTACGGTTTTCTGATGGCTAAGAGCACCAATTTGATGTTTTGGAGTTCAGCCGCGCTTGCCCTGCTGACTGCCGTGACAACTCTGATTTTTATCAAAGACACGGGCAGCGCGGAAACCCAAAAACAAGCCGCCCCCAAAGCTAAAAAAAGCTTTCGGGAAACTATCGGCTTAAAAATAAGTCCTGCAAAAAAACCGGTGAAATAA
- a CDS encoding phosphosulfolactate synthase, with product MGEHSTSNAWMEILRFPLGGRSKKPRQKGLTMLLDKGLGQEETKDLFQAAGDYIDFLKLGFGTSALYPQKALEEKISLAKQFDVDIYPGGTFLEIAIMQDKLKEFLMLAKVLGYTAVEVSDGTLNISPEVRARTISLAAEKGFKVLTEIGKKNPLDRVPIEESVKQIQLDLKNGAYKVIVEGRESGKNTGFYDNDGHFTKEHLDLILSAVDNPELLIWEAPLKEQQQELILRFGPNVNLGNIPPREVIALEALRVGLRGDTLRSVI from the coding sequence ATGGGCGAGCATTCCACTAGTAACGCATGGATGGAAATACTGCGTTTCCCCCTCGGCGGCCGCAGCAAAAAACCGCGTCAAAAAGGTCTGACCATGCTCCTGGATAAAGGCCTGGGGCAGGAGGAAACAAAGGACTTGTTCCAAGCAGCGGGTGATTACATTGATTTTTTAAAGCTAGGTTTCGGCACTTCAGCATTGTATCCACAAAAGGCGCTTGAAGAAAAAATCAGCCTGGCTAAACAATTCGACGTAGATATTTATCCCGGTGGGACTTTCCTGGAAATTGCCATTATGCAGGATAAGCTGAAGGAATTTTTGATGTTGGCGAAAGTTTTGGGGTATACGGCGGTTGAAGTCTCGGACGGCACGTTGAATATTTCTCCGGAGGTGAGAGCCCGTACGATTTCCCTGGCTGCGGAAAAAGGTTTTAAAGTCTTAACTGAAATCGGCAAAAAGAACCCTCTGGACAGAGTACCTATCGAAGAATCTGTTAAACAAATTCAACTTGACTTAAAAAACGGCGCTTACAAGGTAATTGTCGAAGGCAGGGAATCCGGTAAAAATACCGGGTTTTACGATAATGACGGACATTTCACAAAAGAACATTTGGACCTGATCCTGTCCGCCGTGGACAACCCGGAATTGTTGATCTGGGAAGCGCCGTTAAAAGAACAGCAACAAGAACTGATCCTACGCTTCGGTCCCAACGTCAATCTGGGAAACATCCCCCCCCGCGAGGTAATAGCGCTGGAAGCGCTGCGCGTTGGCTTGCGGGGCGACACTTTGAGGTCGGTAATATAA
- a CDS encoding DUF47 domain-containing protein, which produces MRKKNFLDRLFPAKYDFYGMLREQAEVTARGVKTILAWLEDPSTKNFDQVINLTRQADTIRMGMEEKLIEAFTTPFDRQDIYYISVRMDRIIEHARLALQSMKEYDVQPDELIVKMVQELSEGTFTFARAVALLECDPIQAQNQIQMIRIAHTAVEDYFHKGMVAIFKTADTMNAIKHYEINCQLRDAANYLSHSVDILHRIVVRLA; this is translated from the coding sequence ATGCGAAAAAAGAACTTTTTAGACAGGTTGTTTCCCGCTAAGTACGATTTTTATGGAATGCTGCGCGAACAGGCCGAAGTAACGGCGCGGGGAGTTAAAACTATATTAGCCTGGCTGGAAGACCCTTCAACTAAAAATTTCGATCAGGTTATTAATTTGACCCGGCAAGCAGATACAATCCGCATGGGAATGGAAGAAAAACTAATTGAGGCTTTCACCACGCCCTTTGACAGGCAGGATATCTATTATATTTCAGTTCGCATGGACCGGATTATCGAACATGCCCGGCTTGCCCTGCAATCTATGAAAGAATATGACGTTCAGCCGGATGAGTTAATTGTTAAAATGGTACAGGAATTAAGTGAAGGAACATTTACATTTGCGCGGGCGGTGGCTTTATTGGAATGCGATCCGATTCAGGCACAAAATCAGATACAGATGATACGTATTGCTCATACGGCTGTGGAAGATTATTTCCATAAGGGTATGGTTGCTATATTTAAAACGGCAGATACTATGAACGCGATAAAACATTACGAAATAAACTGTCAGCTGAGAGACGCGGCGAATTATTTAAGCCATTCTGTGGACATTTTGCACCGGATCGTCGTGCGCTTGGCATAA
- a CDS encoding inorganic phosphate transporter has product MPSDIIILVIVVVVAALVFALTNGLHDASSVVATFIACGAGTPLQAVGLASVCGLLGALFSGSAVADTVAKIVSLPVQPQLLGVLMAALLGAVVWNLITWYLGLPSSSTHALVGGIVGAVWVSSGYEHILWGWRELIYTHQLTGIVKVFTALLISPLLGFAIAYCLQKTVSFSLRNAKFTVNKHLKRLQWLMAALLAYSHGANDTQKIMGLITLALMAGNLLQQQITPEWVKLAGGMVMFAGTMFGGWSIMKTLGQGIFVIRPIHSLNSQVSSGGAIMLATVLGVPISTTHVVAGSVIGVGAADEYRMVNWNIGKEMIAAWFVTIPASAVVAAMLYYPINWLAG; this is encoded by the coding sequence ATGCCTTCAGACATTATTATTTTAGTAATCGTGGTAGTTGTGGCGGCGCTTGTTTTCGCGCTGACAAATGGTTTGCATGACGCAAGCTCGGTTGTGGCTACGTTTATCGCCTGCGGCGCGGGGACGCCTTTACAGGCCGTGGGATTGGCGTCCGTCTGTGGCTTGCTGGGCGCGCTGTTTAGCGGCAGCGCGGTCGCGGATACTGTCGCCAAGATTGTCAGCCTGCCGGTTCAGCCACAATTGCTTGGCGTGCTTATGGCAGCTTTATTAGGCGCGGTTGTATGGAATCTAATCACTTGGTATCTCGGCCTGCCGTCCAGTTCCACACATGCTCTGGTGGGGGGGATCGTCGGCGCGGTTTGGGTTTCAAGCGGTTATGAACATATCTTGTGGGGGTGGAGGGAACTTATTTACACACATCAGTTGACTGGAATTGTGAAAGTATTTACAGCTCTGTTAATTTCACCTCTTCTGGGTTTTGCTATAGCTTATTGCTTGCAAAAAACAGTTAGCTTTTCATTGAGAAACGCCAAGTTTACCGTCAACAAACACCTGAAAAGGCTGCAATGGCTCATGGCTGCCTTGCTGGCATATAGCCATGGCGCTAATGACACCCAAAAAATTATGGGACTAATCACACTGGCTTTAATGGCCGGCAATCTGCTGCAGCAGCAGATTACCCCCGAATGGGTAAAATTAGCCGGTGGGATGGTCATGTTTGCAGGTACAATGTTCGGCGGCTGGTCCATTATGAAAACATTAGGGCAGGGTATCTTCGTTATCCGGCCTATTCATAGTTTAAATTCACAAGTATCTTCAGGCGGGGCGATTATGCTCGCAACCGTGCTAGGAGTACCCATATCAACCACGCATGTGGTCGCGGGCAGCGTAATCGGCGTGGGGGCGGCAGACGAATATCGCATGGTTAACTGGAATATCGGCAAGGAAATGATCGCCGCCTGGTTTGTGACAATCCCAGCTTCAGCTGTTGTAGCAGCGATGTTGTATTACCCGATAAACTGGTTGGCTGGATAA
- the trhA gene encoding PAQR family membrane homeostasis protein TrhA produces the protein MKDFFKMREPVNACTHFVTFIAALAGLVLLIILAKNNVSKLVTLTIYGISVIMLYGASSLYHWIKTAPRKILMLKKVDHVAIYLLIAGSYTPVLYYGLTGAWRLVMLIAVWVLAIAGILLKMWFILAPRYISAAFYLLLGWIALIPMIQLLINLPSGAIVLMFTGGILYTIGAIIYAVKCFDFFPNLFGFHEIFHLFIMAGSIVHFVMIVRYIVPL, from the coding sequence ATGAAGGATTTTTTCAAAATGAGGGAACCGGTGAACGCTTGCACGCATTTTGTAACTTTCATCGCGGCTCTGGCGGGCTTGGTGCTGCTCATAATTTTAGCCAAGAATAACGTCTCAAAGTTGGTCACCCTGACGATTTACGGAATCAGCGTGATTATGTTATATGGAGCAAGCTCTTTGTATCATTGGATAAAAACGGCGCCGCGCAAAATTTTGATGCTGAAAAAAGTAGATCACGTGGCGATATACTTGCTGATAGCGGGATCATATACCCCGGTGCTTTATTACGGGCTGACGGGAGCATGGAGATTGGTAATGCTCATCGCAGTCTGGGTACTGGCAATAGCCGGTATTCTTCTGAAAATGTGGTTCATTCTGGCGCCCCGTTATATATCAGCGGCTTTTTACCTGCTGTTAGGCTGGATAGCCTTAATTCCGATGATCCAACTGTTGATTAATCTCCCGTCCGGCGCGATTGTGTTAATGTTTACAGGTGGAATACTCTATACCATAGGGGCAATCATCTATGCCGTCAAATGCTTTGACTTTTTCCCGAACCTTTTTGGGTTTCATGAGATTTTTCATTTGTTTATCATGGCCGGGAGCATCGTCCACTTTGTTATGATAGTGCGATACATTGTGCCGCTGTAA